The Acidobacteriota bacterium genomic interval CTGCAGGGGGAAGGTGTGGCTGGCTGCGCCAAACACTTCCCCGGTCATGGCGATACGTCGGTCGATTCGCACCACGACCTGCCAGTCGTCGACCATCCGCCGGACCGATTCGAACAGATCGACTTCGTACCGTTCCGCGCGGCCATCAGCGCCGGAGTCGCTGCGATCATGGTCGCGCACCTGCTGGTGCCGGCGTTTGACGAGGACGTTCCAGCGAGCCTGTCGAGACGGGTGGTGACGACGGAACTCCGAACCCGGCTCGGTTTTGAAAACCTGATTCTCACGGACGACCTGGGGATGAAGGCCTGCTCCGCGAGATTCTCAGCAACGGTCGCCGCGGTCAAGGCGGTGGCGGCCGGCCACGACGGGATCCTGCTGTGTGATCCGAATCCGGAACAGCAGGCCGCCGCGCTCGAAGCCCTGGTTCACGCCCTCGAAGACGGGACGCTCCCGCATGGGCAGGTGGAAGCCTCTGTGGCGAGGCACGCGCGGTTGAAGGCGACATTTGCGCGACAGGGCGATGAGGCCCGCAGGCCAAGCGCGGGTTGGCGCGAGGTCGTCGGATGCGAAGCGCATCAGCGCCTTGCCAGCGAGATGAGAGCGTTTGCATGAAGACGATCAAACCACCAGCGCTCAAGCGCGGCGACCGTGTTGCCGTCCTGGCGCCCGCCAGTCCCTTTTCGCGCGAGGAGTTCGAGGACGGACTCGCCGAGGTGCGACGGATTGGCTTCGAGCCTGTCTACGATGACCGGGTGTTTGAGCGTGACGCCTACCTGGCCGGGAGCGCCGAGACGCGGGCCCGTGCCTTTATCGACGCGTGGACCGACCCCAGCGTGCGGGCGGTCCTGACGGCACGCGGGGGGTACGGCAGCGTTCAGATTCTGCCGTTCCTCTCCCGCGACATGCTGCGAGGTTCTCCCAAGGTGCTCGTCGGTTACAGCGATATTTCGGCACTGCTGAGCTACCTCACGACGCATTGCGGAATGACGGCCGTGCACGGTCCGACCGTGACTGGCCGGTTCGCGCGAGGCGCGGAGGGGTACGACCTGCCGTCGTTTCTGCGGACGATATGCGAGGCGGAACCGCTCGGCGAACTCACATCGCCCGGCCTCGACTCGATGCGGGCCGGAGAAGCCGAAGGCGTCCTGGTGGGAGGCAATCTCACGCAACTGGCGGCCACGCTCGGCACGCCCTTCGCCTTTGATCCTCCCGACCGATGTGTGCTCTTTCTTGAAGACGTGAACGAGCGTCCGTATCGAGTCGATCGCCTGCT includes:
- the nagZ gene encoding beta-N-acetylhexosaminidase, which encodes MSPSGLRRQIGQLAFLGFAGTTIPVELRSLAREFAIGGVVLFARNVEGPEQVAELAFDAARLVPDTPLWVAVDQEGGRVARMRRPFTEWPPMATLGRSGSADLARRFGQALAREMRAVGVSLDFAPVVDVLTRERNPAIGDRALSGVPDVVATLGVAIIEALQGEGVAGCAKHFPGHGDTSVDSHHDLPVVDHPPDRFEQIDFVPFRAAISAGVAAIMVAHLLVPAFDEDVPASLSRRVVTTELRTRLGFENLILTDDLGMKACSARFSATVAAVKAVAAGHDGILLCDPNPEQQAAALEALVHALEDGTLPHGQVEASVARHARLKATFARQGDEARRPSAGWREVVGCEAHQRLASEMRAFA
- a CDS encoding LD-carboxypeptidase, coding for MKTIKPPALKRGDRVAVLAPASPFSREEFEDGLAEVRRIGFEPVYDDRVFERDAYLAGSAETRARAFIDAWTDPSVRAVLTARGGYGSVQILPFLSRDMLRGSPKVLVGYSDISALLSYLTTHCGMTAVHGPTVTGRFARGAEGYDLPSFLRTICEAEPLGELTSPGLDSMRAGEAEGVLVGGNLTQLAATLGTPFAFDPPDRCVLFLEDVNERPYRVDRLLTQLSQAGVLSRAAALVFGEMAGCDEPDGSLVARDAIARCVRDVAGPVLVGLASGHTLRPALTLPLGVHARVLGGARPALIITDAAVLPR